The Listeria monocytogenes genome window below encodes:
- a CDS encoding DUF1672 family protein, producing the protein MKKKIIGLLASLLLLGGCFNMNEKTEQEKAQEGTTPVQDYVDQGYSFVDGNKSAERVKKHEEEIKQVAIDYMKTKYKTEVEVTNVVPARNAAVVIVKCNEPIQFTTSVTVGFILNKDEVGFPKEEEGEIEQAVIGGLYAKAYEAEFKQLNNVAGKLAKKYDLVGMTDGALAKSSPYGNQGNHYFIALSYREYSSVYNAYIENPQISAEELRILFTKDDPTSGNITIVMKFFSKEDKLPKQEVVDNLAKDFQQELGLPKGNYPFVIYKNLIINRVGLPDGENIEAKISIR; encoded by the coding sequence ATGAAGAAAAAAATCATCGGTTTATTGGCGAGTTTATTATTATTAGGAGGTTGTTTCAATATGAATGAGAAAACAGAGCAAGAAAAAGCGCAAGAAGGCACTACTCCTGTACAGGATTATGTAGACCAAGGATATTCATTTGTAGATGGAAATAAATCGGCAGAACGAGTGAAAAAGCATGAGGAAGAGATTAAACAAGTTGCGATAGACTATATGAAAACAAAATATAAAACAGAAGTAGAAGTTACTAATGTAGTTCCTGCTCGAAATGCAGCGGTTGTTATCGTAAAATGCAATGAACCAATTCAATTTACAACATCTGTTACGGTGGGATTTATTTTAAACAAGGACGAAGTAGGGTTTCCTAAAGAAGAGGAAGGCGAAATAGAGCAAGCTGTAATAGGCGGCTTGTATGCAAAGGCATATGAGGCAGAATTTAAACAATTAAATAATGTCGCAGGAAAATTAGCCAAAAAATATGATTTGGTAGGTATGACGGATGGAGCGTTAGCAAAATCATCTCCCTATGGAAATCAAGGAAATCACTATTTTATTGCACTATCATATCGAGAGTACTCTAGTGTATATAATGCGTATATAGAAAACCCTCAAATTTCAGCAGAGGAATTACGGATTCTATTCACAAAAGATGATCCTACCAGTGGAAATATAACCATAGTAATGAAATTCTTCTCAAAAGAAGATAAATTACCTAAACAAGAAGTGGTAGATAATTTAGCAAAAGATTTCCAGCAAGAATTAGGATTACCAAAAGGAAACTATCCATTCGTAATATATAAGAACCTTATAATAAACAGAGTAGGGTTACCTGATGGTGAAAATATAGAGGCAAAAATATCAATTAGATGA
- a CDS encoding SA1320 family protein, with protein MTTQLRTPDTDLIELSGKWVYRHPQKYQEIDVNETRYIVKEGEYNKSSGLDYMIVENTTTGEISMVFEGTQGTQDFLTDGTLPGSIPNTQLREADAAYKKESQKYNIKNVAGNSLGGGLSNYVASKNDGIRSVTYNPAILPKGTYDKNNPRITNYLSEYDPLTLGERGMGYGDRLPGESHILQNNVPWLQTILSNHTGYDDEGITVNGKKIPIDADAYLPVGIWSGKVLTGGGKGQKIDMNPDNIRILANSLRTRMTEQVSRGQFYLDTAVDLVNNEGSHLDDRTVSLQKSFENLLGEGEFGGIITSLANYAEFRDGMEEANPVCFAALDVMQRVRTLPILGELLDVVSGTFLSVGGFLSDIPILVGDLALKIEDTMDQVSKVKMQAIPELFKGIDNQYLSDGMVAELKEHYKIVDENKDLVVKQVLTFSSQVTYVSNELEKADKLLSATQKVQSVGAPPATQAYVLKESKALKDGMGKKQRLLDRNYKAFTNKTTSLLIPALSGVYSIVNQLKQAIKSAIQHLVILQYGFSRVKIPFTDIDNQVREQISEYIRKLQEILLTVKGVGSAVKDLQSNLPNVLAAYRPYIDTALFDGTKFHDVILLNKAAANIFHSAEMVFGDIKHQLSGNDSAAISALDKLAVKTSKNMKILLEQIKRGSINV; from the coding sequence ATGACAACACAATTAAGAACGCCAGATACTGATTTAATTGAATTGAGTGGAAAGTGGGTTTATAGACATCCTCAAAAATACCAAGAGATAGATGTTAATGAAACGAGGTATATAGTTAAAGAAGGCGAATACAACAAATCATCTGGTCTCGACTACATGATTGTCGAAAATACAACCACAGGCGAAATCAGCATGGTCTTCGAAGGCACACAAGGCACCCAAGATTTCCTAACAGACGGCACACTCCCTGGCTCCATCCCTAACACGCAATTAAGAGAAGCTGACGCAGCATACAAAAAAGAAAGCCAAAAATATAACATTAAAAATGTCGCAGGAAACTCTCTAGGCGGTGGTTTATCTAATTATGTAGCATCTAAAAATGATGGCATAAGAAGCGTCACTTACAATCCGGCTATCTTACCCAAAGGAACATATGACAAAAATAATCCAAGAATTACTAACTATTTAAGTGAATATGATCCACTAACTTTAGGAGAGCGTGGGATGGGTTACGGAGATCGTCTACCAGGTGAATCCCATATTCTTCAAAACAATGTCCCTTGGCTGCAAACCATTCTTTCTAATCATACAGGTTATGATGATGAAGGCATCACAGTTAATGGTAAAAAAATTCCCATTGATGCAGATGCTTATCTTCCCGTAGGTATTTGGAGTGGAAAGGTTTTGACGGGTGGAGGAAAAGGGCAGAAAATCGATATGAATCCGGACAATATTCGAATTTTAGCCAATAGTTTACGGACGCGAATGACAGAGCAAGTAAGTAGGGGGCAGTTTTATTTAGATACAGCTGTAGACTTAGTGAATAACGAGGGAAGTCATTTGGATGATAGAACGGTTTCTTTACAGAAATCATTTGAAAACTTGTTGGGGGAAGGAGAATTTGGCGGAATTATTACTTCATTAGCTAATTATGCTGAGTTTCGAGATGGAATGGAAGAAGCTAATCCAGTATGTTTTGCGGCATTAGATGTGATGCAGAGAGTGAGGACTTTACCAATATTAGGAGAGTTGCTAGATGTGGTTTCAGGTACTTTCTTAAGTGTTGGAGGTTTTTTGAGTGATATTCCGATTCTTGTTGGAGACCTTGCTTTAAAGATAGAGGATACAATGGACCAAGTATCGAAAGTCAAAATGCAGGCTATACCGGAACTGTTTAAAGGAATTGATAATCAGTACTTGAGCGATGGAATGGTGGCAGAACTAAAAGAACATTACAAAATAGTGGACGAAAATAAAGATTTGGTCGTTAAACAAGTATTAACTTTTAGCTCTCAAGTCACGTATGTATCGAATGAACTTGAAAAAGCAGATAAACTTTTAAGCGCAACGCAAAAAGTCCAAAGTGTTGGAGCGCCGCCAGCAACACAAGCATATGTCTTAAAAGAATCCAAAGCTTTGAAAGACGGGATGGGGAAGAAACAGCGCTTATTAGATAGAAACTATAAAGCGTTCACTAATAAGACAACTAGCTTATTAATACCAGCATTAAGTGGGGTTTATAGTATTGTCAATCAATTAAAACAAGCAATTAAATCAGCTATACAGCATTTGGTAATCCTTCAATATGGCTTTTCGAGAGTGAAAATTCCTTTTACAGATATAGATAATCAAGTAAGGGAGCAAATAAGTGAGTATATCAGAAAACTGCAAGAAATCCTATTGACGGTAAAAGGCGTAGGAAGCGCAGTAAAAGATTTGCAATCAAATTTACCAAATGTGTTAGCTGCCTACCGTCCTTACATTGACACCGCATTATTTGATGGTACTAAATTCCATGATGTCATTTTATTAAATAAAGCAGCAGCAAATATCTTCCATAGTGCGGAAATGGTTTTTGGAGATATTAAGCATCAATTAAGTGGAAACGATTCAGCAGCTATATCTGCATTGGATAAGTTAGCTGTAAAAACTAGTAAAAATATGAAAATTTTATTAGA